The Blautia obeum ATCC 29174 region GAAAGAACCGTGAAGGGGAACCACCGATCAGAAGCTGGTTTGCACACAGATTTTATGAGATCATCAATAAAATATCGGATGCAGATATCGTTGATGGTGCAAGGGATTTTCGCCTGATGAAAAGGGAAATGGTGGAAGCGATTGTCAGCATGACAGAATACAATCGATTTTCCAAAGGAATTTTTGGCTGGATCGGGTTCAAAACATATTGGTTATCCTATGATAATATTGAACGTGTGGCAGGTGAAACCAAATGGAATTTCTGGAAGCTTACAAAATATGCGATTGATGGAATCATTAATTTCTCTCAGGCACCGTTGAGTGCTGTTTCGGGCTTTGGAGTGCTGATGACAGTTGTTTCTTTTTTGATGTTAGTTGTGGTCGTCGGACGTAAACTGATTTACGGTGATCCTGTTGCCGGATGGGCATCAACGATCTGTGTGATCATATTTATTGGTGGTCTGCAGCTGTTTTGTCTGGGCGTGATCGGACATTATATTGCAAAGATGTATTTGGAGACGAAGCAGAGACCGCATTTTATTATTTCAGAAACAAACGATGAAGATGCGGTGAAACTTAAATAAGGAAAATAGACAATAAAGCAGGAGAATTTTGCAAATCGCGTGTAAAATTCTCCTGTTTGTCGATATATGCCGTAATTTTTTTACAGCATATTGTTGCGGAAAAATATAAAACTGGTTATACTGTAAGAAATAATTGAGATGTTAATTACTCTTTGAGAGGACGGTATATTATATGCTAAAAAAATTCACATTGAGGAATTATAAGAATTTTAAAAATGAAATAAGTATAGATTTTGAAAATATTGCCGGTTATCAATTTAATATGGATTGTCTGTATGAAGGGACAATTGGAAAAATGTTGATATATGGACGTAATGCAACAGGAAAGACAAATTTGGGAAATGCATTGCTTGATATTGTTGCAACGATGTTTGGAAGACGGAGATATACAAGAAACGAGGTTTTTCTTAATGCAGATTCGACAGAGAATGTAGCAACATTTAGTTATGAGTTTGAGTTTAATGGTACAGATGTGTCATATAAGTATTCGCGAGTGTCGGATGAGAAACTGCAGGATGAAGCATTATTTGTAAATGGCATCAGAATTTTTTTCTGTGAT contains the following coding sequences:
- a CDS encoding glycosyltransferase family 2 protein, whose amino-acid sequence is METLAIIVPCYNEQEALPLFYKEASKVLEKLDYDYKLLLINDGSKDNTLSIMKSIAEKDEHVKYLSFSRNFGKEAAMYAGFCNANADYVCVMDADMQDPPSLLPEMLEILHTQDYDSVATRRKNREGEPPIRSWFAHRFYEIINKISDADIVDGARDFRLMKREMVEAIVSMTEYNRFSKGIFGWIGFKTYWLSYDNIERVAGETKWNFWKLTKYAIDGIINFSQAPLSAVSGFGVLMTVVSFLMLVVVVGRKLIYGDPVAGWASTICVIIFIGGLQLFCLGVIGHYIAKMYLETKQRPHFIISETNDEDAVKLK